The uncultured Cohaesibacter sp. genome window below encodes:
- a CDS encoding ABC transporter ATP-binding protein has protein sequence MTKTQSSQPLLSVRDLSVAFLQDGKEQLAVDRISFELEKGETMALVGESGSGKSVSALSILKLLPYPAASHPSGQILFDGIDLLNAPDKTLRAVRGNRISMIFQEPMSSLNPLHTVEKQIGEVLSIHHGMGEKQARERVLELLNDVGIREPEKRLKSYPHQLSGGQRQRVMIAMALANEPELLIADEPTTALDVTVQAQILELLRSLQKTHGMALLFITHDLGIVEKLADKVCVMTKGEIVERGPTKELFANPTHPYTRHLLNSEPSGEARPVADDAPVLLETDDLKVWFPIKRGFMRKIVGHIKAVDGISLSIRTGETLGIVGESGSGKTTLGLALLRMISSEGPIVFQGHHLDGLNSKAMRDKRGDMQIVFQDPFGSLSPRMSIAQIVDEGLAIHAPELSEEERDAKVVAVLREVGIDPDTRHRYPHEFSGGQRQRISIARAMVLEPKFVMLDEPTSALDMSVQAQVVDLLRDLQAKHGLTYLFISHDLKVVRALSNRVIVMRNGKVVEEGTVERIFKAPETDYTKALMAAALRMETAPEGVVAD, from the coding sequence ATGACCAAGACCCAATCTTCTCAGCCGCTTCTTTCCGTCAGGGATCTGTCTGTCGCCTTCCTGCAGGATGGCAAGGAGCAACTGGCCGTGGACCGCATCTCCTTCGAGCTGGAGAAGGGCGAGACGATGGCGCTGGTGGGCGAGTCCGGTTCGGGCAAGTCCGTGTCGGCCCTGTCGATCCTCAAGCTGCTGCCCTACCCGGCGGCTTCCCATCCATCCGGCCAGATCCTGTTTGACGGGATCGACCTGCTCAACGCGCCGGACAAGACCCTGCGCGCGGTGCGTGGCAACCGGATCTCGATGATCTTTCAGGAACCGATGAGTTCCCTCAATCCTCTTCATACGGTCGAAAAGCAGATCGGCGAAGTGCTGTCCATCCACCATGGCATGGGCGAAAAGCAGGCCCGCGAGCGGGTTCTTGAGCTGCTCAATGACGTGGGCATCCGCGAGCCGGAGAAGCGCCTCAAGAGCTACCCGCATCAGCTTTCGGGCGGCCAGCGCCAACGCGTGATGATCGCCATGGCGCTCGCCAACGAGCCAGAACTGCTGATCGCCGACGAACCGACCACGGCACTCGACGTTACGGTGCAGGCGCAGATTCTGGAGCTGCTGCGTAGCTTGCAGAAGACCCACGGTATGGCGCTGCTGTTCATCACCCATGATCTGGGCATCGTGGAAAAGCTCGCCGACAAGGTCTGTGTCATGACCAAGGGCGAGATCGTCGAACGGGGACCGACCAAAGAGCTGTTTGCCAATCCGACCCACCCCTACACCAGACATTTGCTCAACTCCGAGCCAAGCGGAGAGGCTCGTCCGGTAGCCGATGATGCGCCCGTGCTGCTTGAAACCGATGATCTCAAGGTCTGGTTCCCGATCAAGCGCGGTTTCATGCGCAAGATTGTGGGGCACATCAAGGCGGTGGATGGCATTTCGCTGTCGATCCGCACAGGTGAAACACTCGGGATCGTGGGCGAATCCGGTTCGGGCAAGACGACACTGGGGCTGGCGCTGCTGCGCATGATCTCGTCTGAAGGTCCGATCGTCTTTCAAGGCCATCACCTTGACGGGCTGAATAGCAAGGCCATGCGGGACAAGCGGGGCGACATGCAGATCGTCTTTCAGGACCCGTTCGGCTCGCTCTCGCCGCGCATGTCCATCGCCCAGATCGTCGATGAGGGTCTGGCTATCCATGCTCCTGAACTCAGCGAAGAGGAACGCGACGCCAAGGTCGTTGCCGTTCTAAGGGAAGTGGGCATCGACCCGGACACCCGCCATCGCTATCCGCACGAGTTTTCCGGCGGTCAGCGCCAGCGCATCTCGATTGCGCGGGCGATGGTGCTGGAACCCAAATTTGTCATGCTGGACGAGCCGACCAGTGCGCTCGACATGAGCGTTCAGGCGCAGGTAGTGGATCTGCTGCGTGATCTGCAAGCCAAGCATGGCCTCACCTACCTGTTCATCAGCCACGACCTCAAGGTGGTCAGGGCCCTATCCAATCGTGTCATCGTGATGCGCAATGGCAAGGTGGTCGAGGAAGGCACCGTTGAGAGAATATTCAAGGCGCCCGAAACC
- a CDS encoding ABC transporter permease — translation MNNNTMTKAQKSGFHDRLSPLNQRRLKNFKANKRGYVSLWLFLILFFVTLFAELIANDKPLLVSYKGEILSPLLTDYPETRFGGFLPTTDYRDPFIQEEINDNGWILWAPIRYSYKTVNMDLPTPAPAPPSWMLDKATRCAPFDQGVNDRNCTIGNWNWIGTDDQGRDVLARLIYGFRISVLFGLTLTLFSSVIGVTAGAVQGYFGGLTDLVFQRFIEIWTSVPQLYLLLIIAAIITPSFWILLSILLLFSWVALVGVVRAEFLRARNFEYVSAARALGVSNRTIMLRHLLPNAMVATLTFMPFILNGSITTLTSLDFLGFGLPPGSPSLGELLAQGKKNIEAPWLGITGFLSISIMLSLLIFIGEAVRDAFDPRKTFH, via the coding sequence ATGAACAACAACACCATGACCAAAGCCCAAAAGTCCGGTTTCCATGATCGCCTCTCGCCGCTCAACCAGCGACGTCTGAAGAATTTCAAGGCCAACAAGCGCGGCTATGTCTCGCTGTGGCTGTTCCTCATCCTGTTTTTCGTGACGCTGTTTGCCGAACTGATCGCCAATGACAAGCCGCTACTGGTTTCCTACAAGGGCGAAATCCTCTCGCCACTGCTGACCGACTATCCGGAAACCCGGTTTGGCGGCTTCCTGCCAACGACCGATTATCGCGATCCCTTCATCCAGGAAGAGATAAACGACAACGGCTGGATTCTCTGGGCTCCGATCCGCTACAGCTACAAGACAGTCAACATGGACCTGCCGACCCCCGCTCCGGCGCCGCCAAGCTGGATGCTCGACAAGGCAACCCGCTGCGCCCCGTTTGATCAGGGGGTCAACGACCGCAACTGCACCATCGGCAACTGGAACTGGATCGGCACCGACGATCAGGGTCGCGACGTGTTGGCGCGCCTTATCTATGGCTTCCGCATCTCGGTGCTGTTCGGGCTGACACTGACCCTGTTCTCCTCGGTGATCGGGGTAACCGCCGGTGCGGTGCAGGGCTATTTCGGCGGGCTCACGGACCTAGTGTTCCAGCGCTTCATCGAGATCTGGACCTCGGTGCCACAGCTCTATCTGCTGCTCATCATTGCGGCCATCATCACACCAAGCTTCTGGATCCTGCTGTCGATCCTGTTGCTTTTCAGCTGGGTCGCGCTGGTGGGCGTGGTGCGCGCAGAATTCCTGCGTGCCCGCAACTTCGAATATGTCTCTGCGGCACGGGCGCTAGGGGTTTCCAACCGCACCATCATGCTCCGGCACCTGCTACCGAATGCCATGGTGGCAACGCTGACCTTCATGCCGTTCATCCTCAACGGCTCGATCACGACCCTCACCTCGCTTGACTTCCTCGGCTTCGGCCTGCCGCCGGGGTCGCCATCGCTCGGCGAGCTGTTGGCTCAGGGCAAAAAGAATATCGAGGCACCGTGGCTCGGGATCACCGGCTTCCTGTCGATTTCCATCATGCTGAGTCTGTTGATCTTCATCGGCGAAGCGGTGCGCGATGCCTTTGATCCGCGCAAGACATTTCACTAG
- a CDS encoding microcin C ABC transporter permease YejB, which produces MGAYILRRLLLIIPTLIGIMAINFAVIQFAPGGPVERVIAQVTGTDVSATARISGGGSDFAGTGTGGGGAGDDITSKYRGAQGLDPDFIKDLEKQFGFDKPPLERFLGMLGNYATFNFGDSYFRDISVLQLIKEKMPVSISLGLWMTLISYMISIPLGIRKAVSDGSRFDVWTSAVIIVGYAIPGFLFAVLLIVLFAGGSFFDWFPLRGLVSDNFADLSWWEKVLDYCWHMVLPLIALSLSAFATTTLLTKNSFLDEIRKQYVVTARAKGLTERQVLYGHVFRNAMLIVIAGFPGAFIGAFFGGSLLIETIFSLDGLGLLSFESVINRDYAVVFATLYIFSLMGLIIGLVSDVTYMLIDPRIDFESREV; this is translated from the coding sequence TTGGGCGCTTACATATTGCGACGTCTCCTCTTGATCATTCCGACGCTGATCGGGATCATGGCGATCAATTTCGCGGTCATCCAGTTCGCTCCCGGCGGCCCCGTCGAGCGCGTCATTGCGCAGGTGACAGGCACCGATGTGTCGGCGACCGCCCGCATTTCCGGCGGCGGCAGCGATTTTGCCGGAACGGGAACGGGGGGCGGCGGCGCTGGCGATGACATCACCTCGAAATACCGAGGCGCCCAGGGGCTAGACCCCGACTTCATCAAGGATCTCGAAAAGCAGTTCGGGTTTGACAAGCCGCCACTGGAGCGCTTCCTCGGCATGCTCGGCAACTATGCCACCTTCAACTTCGGTGACAGCTATTTCCGCGATATCAGCGTGCTGCAACTGATCAAGGAGAAAATGCCGGTTTCCATCTCGCTCGGGCTCTGGATGACCCTGATTTCCTACATGATCTCCATTCCGCTCGGCATCCGCAAGGCGGTCTCCGATGGCTCGCGGTTCGATGTCTGGACCAGCGCCGTGATCATTGTCGGCTATGCGATTCCGGGCTTTCTGTTTGCGGTTCTGCTGATCGTGCTGTTTGCCGGCGGATCCTTCTTTGACTGGTTCCCGCTGCGTGGTCTGGTCTCGGACAATTTCGCCGATCTCAGTTGGTGGGAAAAGGTGCTCGACTATTGCTGGCACATGGTGCTGCCGCTGATCGCCCTGTCCCTGTCGGCCTTCGCCACGACGACGCTTCTGACCAAAAACTCCTTTCTGGACGAAATCCGCAAGCAATATGTGGTGACGGCGCGTGCCAAGGGGCTGACCGAGCGGCAGGTGCTCTATGGCCATGTGTTCCGCAACGCCATGCTGATTGTCATCGCCGGTTTCCCAGGCGCCTTCATCGGAGCCTTCTTCGGCGGCTCCTTGCTGATCGAAACCATCTTTTCCCTCGATGGGCTGGGTCTCCTGTCCTTTGAAAGCGTGATCAACCGTGATTATGCCGTGGTCTTCGCGACGCTCTACATCTTCTCGCTGATGGGTCTCATCATCGGCCTTGTGTCCGACGTCACCTATATGCTGATCGATCCGCGCATCGATTTCGAGAGCCGGGAGGTGTAA